The DNA sequence GAATGGCGAACGCGGCGGTCTTGCCGGTGCCGGTCTGGGCCAGCCCGACCACGTCGGAACCCTCCAGCAGGGCCGGGATGGTGGCGGCCTGAATCGCCGAGGGCGTCTCGTAGCCCACCTCGGCGACGGCCTTCAGCACCGAGGGGTGGATCTGCAGGTCGGCGAAAGTCGGGGTGGGCGGGTCCGACAGGGACCCAGTGGTGTCCGGGAACGGCTCAGCGGGGGCATCAGGCGAGGTCATAGCGCTTAGCAGTCTACGGGCAAAGCGGCCCACCTACCGCCACTGTTGATCGCCGACAGTGGCGGACCCGACATCGGTGGTCGGCCACGCCTCCCCGGGCGGCCGGCCGGGCGGCGGTACGGTGCCCGGTGTGCCAAGTGCCGCCAAATCCTCAGTACTGGTCGCCGCACTGGCCGTAGCTCTGCTGGCCGGTTGCGGTTCGGGTGACTCCACCGTCGCCAAGACCCCGGAGAACACCAGCCCGGCCGCCGCGCCGCCGGAGGCGCCCCCAGCCACCACCGGGCCTGCCACGTCGAACAGCCCGGCGCCCGCAGATCCGTGCGCGGTCAACCTGGCCGCGCCGGCAATCGCCAAAGCCGTCTCCGAGCTGCCCCCCGATCCGCGCAGCAAGCAGCCATGGAGCCCGGAGCCGCTGGCTGGCAACTACAACGCCTGTGCCGACATCTCGGCGGTGGTCGTCAAGGCCAACACCAATGCCGAACACCCGAGTACGCGGGCGGTGCTGTTTCACCGCGGCGAATTCCTTCCCCAAGCCGTGCCGGACACCTATGGGTTCAGCGGAATCGACGTGGCGCAGTCCACCGGCGACACGGTGGCGCTGCGAAACGCCAGCGGTATACCGGGGTTGGCCGGGATCGTGAAATTCCACTGGAACGGCAATGGGGTGGACATCGTCGGCAACACCACTCGGTAACCGGTCGCGCCCTCAGAACCAACTGTCGCGCTGCGAGTGGCGCCCGAAGGCATCGGTGTCGTCGGGGTCCTCGCGATAGTGCCGATTTCGGCGGGTCGAACTGTTGCCGGTGATCCCGAATTTGGCCAGCACGTCGGGCACCGCAGCCCCGTTGGTGAGCGAACGCAGCTGGTGTCCCGCATCGACATCAAAACCGTTGTGGTGCAGTGCCACCGGCTCGGGCTCCGCAATCACCACCGGCACCCGCGGAATCTCGACAGTCAGCGGTTCGGTGGCGGGGTCCTGCGCACGGCGAGCCGGAGTGGCTCTCGTCGCGACAACCGGGATCGGGTCAGTGCGTTCGTCGGCCGCAGGTTCGACCTGCAGGGCGTGGAAGCGTCGCGACAGGCTGACGCGTTCAGGGGCTCTGGCGTTACCGGGGTCCTCATCGAAGTCATCGAAGTCATCCGGATCATCGAAGTCGTCAAAGTCGTCGAAGTCACCGAAATCGTCGGCATCGGCGCGGTGGTCGCTCCGGCTGGTCCTCCGGCGGTCCGGGTCGATGACGTAGCCGACCATGAACAGCGCGGCGACCACCCCGAACAGCGCAACGAAGGCGGGCAGCAGCGTCGCCTCCGACATCGCCGCCGCGAACGGCTCGTGCAGGAACTCGGGCAGCTGCAGGACCGCGGAAGCATGCTCGGGCTGCCGGCCCCCCGGCATGGGCGGCAGGTCGGCGGCGATCCTCGACGTCATGAAGGCGGCCATGCCTGCGCTGCCCAGCACCGCTCCGACCTGGCGCGTCGCGTTGTAGACGCCGGAACCGGCACCGGCCAGATGCGGCGGAAGGTTGCGGGTGGCGGTGGCCGCCAGCGGCGACCAGATGAACGCCATGCCGACCCCGATCACCGCGAACGGCAGCACCAGCCGCCAGATGGGGGTCACCGGTGTCATCTCGATGGACAGCCAGGTGAGTCCGATCGCCAGTACCGAGAAGCCGAATCCGACCACCGTCCGGGGATGGGCGCGGTCGACGATCTTTCCCACAATCGGTGCCAGCACTCCGCTGGCGATCGCCATCGGGGCGGTCAACAGGGCGGCACGGGTGGGTGACATCTCGCACACCGCCTGCGCGTAGAACATCACCGGCAGCACCATCCCGGTGACCGCGAAACCGATGACGGCCACGCCCGCGTTGGCCAGGCCGAAGTCGAGGTCACGGAAGATGTGCAGCGGTACCAACGGCTCACCGTCGGTGACGGCCTGCCAGTACACGAAGACCGCCATGCAGCAAAGGCCGCCGAAGATCTGCGCCCAGATCCACGGCGCCCACCCCTGCGACTCACCTTCCTGCAGGGCGAACACCAGCAGGAACATTCCGGCCCCCGACAGCGCCACGCCGAGGATGTCGAAGCGGTGACGGTGCACCGGCAGTTCGGGGATCAGCACGATGGCCAGAACCAGCCCGATGGCGCCGATGGGGACGTTGACGAAGAAGATCCACTCCCAGCCCAGCCGGTCGACCAGCACGCCGCCGGCCAGCGGCCCGATCAGCGTGGCAACCCCGGCGGTCGCGCCCCACACGCTCATGGCCGCGCCGCGCCGTTCCGGAGGGAATGTGCGGGTGATCACCGACAGGGTTTGCGGGGTCAACAGAGCGGCGCCGATGCCCTGGACGGCTCGGGCGGCGATCAGCATCTCGATGCCCCCGGCCAAACCGCACCACAGCGACGCCGCGGTGAACACCGCCAGCCCGATCAGGTACAGGTTCTTGGGCCCGAACTGGTCGCCGAGACGACCGGCGACCAGCAGCGGTACCGCGTAGCCCAGCAGGTAGGCACTGGTAACCCAGATCACCGTGTCGTAGCCGATGTCGAGCGCCGACATGATGCTCGGATTGGCGACGGCCACGATCGTCGAATCCACCAGGATCACGAAGAAGCCGAGCATCATCGCCCACAGGGCGTTCCACGGGTTGACCGGATCAGCCGAGCGCGACGACCCGGAACGTGCGATATCCGCGCGTTCCGGGTCGTCATACGTGCTGCTCAAGCGCCGCCCTCCCGTCGCTGCGCTGTGCTGTTCGGGGCATCAACCCACCTCACTGCGACGCTACGGACAGATGATGCCGGGAACAACTCGGATCGCCGCGGTGCTGTTCGCTGCGGGACGACGGTCGCATCCGTTGAAACGGGTAAACAACCACCAGCGCGTTAGCCTGAACACCACCAAGTCCAAACGGGAGGCAGCCATGGGCATCTTTCGACGGCGACGCCCGGCGCAGGCCCCGGCGCCGACCTTCGACGGTTCAGCGAGGCTCGACGGAGGAGAGGCGAAGCTGGGACTGCCGCGTGAACCCGACGAGGAGAAGCCGACCATGGCGGCCCGGGTGTTGGCGCGGGTCATCGAGCGCAGCGAGCGGGTGCAGGGTCCGGCGGTGCGGGCCTACGTGGAGCGCCTACGACGAAGTGATCCCGATGCCGATCCGGCCCAGGTGATAGCAAAGCTGGAGAAGCGTTACCTGGCGGCTGCCACAGCCAGCGGCGCTGCGGTAGGCGCTACCGCGGCGGTGCCGGCGATCGGCACCCTGATGGCGCTGTCGGCGGTCGCCGGGGAGACCGCGGTCTTCCTGGAGGCCACCGCGTTCTTCGTGCTTTCCGTCGCGGAGGTACACGGCATTCCCGTGGACAACGGGGATCGGCGCCGCGCGCTGGTGCTGGCGGTGTTGGTGGGCGACCAGGGCAAGGGTGCGCTCGCCGACCTGCTCGGCCCGGGCCGCACCAGCGGCGCGTGGCTCGCCGAAGGTTCGGCGGGCGTCGCGGCACTGCCGCTCCCGGCGGTCAGGGAGTTGAATTCCCGGCTGCTGCGGTACTTCGTCAAGCGCTTCACCCTGCGCCGCGGGGCGCTGGCGTTCGGCAAGCTGTTGCCGGTCGGCCTGGGAGCTGTGATCGGTGCCATCGGGAACCGGCTGATGGGCAAGAAGATCATCGGCAATGCCCGCAAGGCATTCGGCACCCCCGCCCGCCGCTGGCCGGTGAACTTGCACCTGGTGCCGGCCCTGGATGACGGCCCGGGCTCTCCAGCCCACTCCGCATAGCCGTCAGCGGGACCGGGGCCGCCGGACAATAGCCCGCGAACTGGCGGAATATCTCCGAGGGGCTAGCCTTTGTAGGGCAGGCGGGCGCGGGCGCAAGTGCCACGCCGAACGACCAGGAATCGAGGCGAGAAGCTGTCGTGAGCGGTATCAGTTCACCCTTCGGTCAGAACGAGTGGCTAGTCGAGGAGATGTACCGCAAATTCCGCGAGGATCCCTCCTCCGTGGATCCCAGCTGGCACGAATTCCTGGCCGACTACTCCCCCGGCGGTTCAGCGAGCCTCGACGGAGGAGAGGCGAAGCTGGGAACGGCGCATGAAACCGACGCGCAACGTGGTGACGGTGCGGCCGCACCGGCGGTGACCCGCCCGGCTCCCGCCGCGCAGTCGGCTCCTCCCACTCCCCCGGCGCCCGCAGCACCCGCCCCCGCGGCGCCGCCCGCTGCAGTCCCGGCCCCCGCCGCTAAGCCGGCCCCGGCCGCCAAGCCTGCCGCCTCGCAAGCTCCCCCGCCGCTCGCCGACGACGAGCTGCAGGTGTTGCGTGGGGCCGCCGCGGCGGTGGTCAAGAACATGTCCACCTCCCTTGAGGTGCCGACGGCCACCAGCGTGCGCGCCGTGCCGGCCAAGCTGATGATCGACAACCGCGTCGTCATCAACAACCAGCTCAAGCGCACCCGCGGCGGCAAGATCTCGTTCACCCACCTGCTGGGTTACGCCATCGTGCAGGCGGTCAAGCAGTTCCCCAACATGAATCGGCATTTCGCCGAGGTCGACGGCAAGCCGAACGCCGTCACACCGGCCCACACCAACCTGGGGCTGGCGATTGACCTGCAGGGCGCCGGCGGCAAGCGCTCCCTGGTGGTGGCCGCCATCAAGGGCTCGGAATCGCTGCGCTTCGCG is a window from the Mycobacterium sp. SVM_VP21 genome containing:
- a CDS encoding LppP/LprE family lipoprotein, giving the protein MPGVPSAAKSSVLVAALAVALLAGCGSGDSTVAKTPENTSPAAAPPEAPPATTGPATSNSPAPADPCAVNLAAPAIAKAVSELPPDPRSKQPWSPEPLAGNYNACADISAVVVKANTNAEHPSTRAVLFHRGEFLPQAVPDTYGFSGIDVAQSTGDTVALRNASGIPGLAGIVKFHWNGNGVDIVGNTTR
- a CDS encoding MFS transporter, with amino-acid sequence MMLGFFVILVDSTIVAVANPSIMSALDIGYDTVIWVTSAYLLGYAVPLLVAGRLGDQFGPKNLYLIGLAVFTAASLWCGLAGGIEMLIAARAVQGIGAALLTPQTLSVITRTFPPERRGAAMSVWGATAGVATLIGPLAGGVLVDRLGWEWIFFVNVPIGAIGLVLAIVLIPELPVHRHRFDILGVALSGAGMFLLVFALQEGESQGWAPWIWAQIFGGLCCMAVFVYWQAVTDGEPLVPLHIFRDLDFGLANAGVAVIGFAVTGMVLPVMFYAQAVCEMSPTRAALLTAPMAIASGVLAPIVGKIVDRAHPRTVVGFGFSVLAIGLTWLSIEMTPVTPIWRLVLPFAVIGVGMAFIWSPLAATATRNLPPHLAGAGSGVYNATRQVGAVLGSAGMAAFMTSRIAADLPPMPGGRQPEHASAVLQLPEFLHEPFAAAMSEATLLPAFVALFGVVAALFMVGYVIDPDRRRTSRSDHRADADDFGDFDDFDDFDDPDDFDDFDEDPGNARAPERVSLSRRFHALQVEPAADERTDPIPVVATRATPARRAQDPATEPLTVEIPRVPVVIAEPEPVALHHNGFDVDAGHQLRSLTNGAAVPDVLAKFGITGNSSTRRNRHYREDPDDTDAFGRHSQRDSWF